A stretch of Pomacea canaliculata isolate SZHN2017 linkage group LG6, ASM307304v1, whole genome shotgun sequence DNA encodes these proteins:
- the LOC112566669 gene encoding serine/threonine-protein kinase 40-like: protein MKRSCSSESQTSSTPRKLPRYPSTKTPTPSTSCSSTSFSDNICTPEPAASAIPHQTFPRIVKRGLKRAGPYLLGPRIGSSPVHSIVQVLARKENTDDFYTLKILTLEEPNRETQDDRQGKMLMHTEYSLLSLLREQDGVVHHYGLFKDEAWEEREVPDQPAMVEQTGRKRKRICLVLDCLLPHDFGTSTSELVNLQHYVIKEKKLSEKEAIVIFYDIVRIVDNLHKKNIVHRDLKLGNMVLDKRTRRVTVTNFCLGKHLVSETDLLRDQRGSPAYISPDVLSGKPYGGKPSDMWALGVVLFTMLYGQFPFYDCVPQELFRKIKSAEYTIPNDGRVSEATKMVICKLLVLDPQARMTAGQVLDTLGAIIAQWKASAFSNPLQMVPDVDDKDSCNDTKPEDTPANGTSDLEKRLFEIQNDVVLEHKAASTMSAVQPPRREAGHPTIHRLNVDAQPLVAADLYVYRALLPRQIANKQ from the exons aTGAAGCGCTCCTGCAGCTCAGAGTCACAGACATCTAGCACACCGCGAAAGCTTCCAAGGTACCCCAGCACCAAAACTCCAACACCGTCAACAAGTTGCAGCAGCACCAGCTTTTCAGACAACATCTGCACCCCAGAGCCTGCAGCATCAGCTATTCCACATCAGACTTTTCCTAGGATTGTCAAGAGAGGATTAAAGAGAGCTGGTCCTTACCTTTTAG GTCCTCGGATAGGCTCTTCTCCTGTGCACAGTATTGTGCAGGTTTTGGCAAGGAAGGAAAATACAGATGATTTCTACACTTTAAAG ATCCTGACACTTGAAGAGCCAAACAGAGAGACGCAAGATGATCGGCAAGGAAAAATGCTGATGCACACAGAGTACTCCCTCTTGTCTTTACTTAGGGAGCAAGATGGTGTTGTGCACCATTATGGGTTGTTCAAG GATGAAGCTTGGGAAGAGAGGGAGGTGCCTGACCAACCTGCAATGGTAGAACAAACAGGCCGCAAGCGGAAACGTATTTGCCTTGTTTTAGATTGCCTTCTGCCGCATGATTTTGGCACCAGTACATCAGAACTTGTCAACTTGCAACACTATGTCATCAAGGAGAAAAAGCTTTCAGAAAAAGAAGCTATAGTCATATTCTATGACATTGTGCGCATTGTAGATAATCTTCATAAG aaaaacattGTTCATCGTGATCTGAAACTCGGCAACATGGTGTTGGACAAACGTACCAGGCGAGTCACTGTGACCAACTTCTGTCTCGGCAAGCATTTGGTTTCTGAGACAGATCTTCTGCGTGACCAGCGAGGGAGCCCAGCGTACATCAGCCCTGACGTGCTTAGTG gGAAACCCTATGGTGGAAAGCCAAGTGATATGTGGGCACTTGGTGTAGTGCTGTTCACAATGCTGTATGGACAATTTCCCTTTTATGACTGCGTCCCTCAGGAAttgttcagaaaaataaaatctgctgAGTACACCATTCCCAA TGATGGTCGTGTCTCGGAAGCAACAAAAATGGTCATCTGTAAACTCCTTGTTCTGGATCCTCAGGCAAGAATGACAGCTGGGCAAGTGCTTGACACCCTGGGTGCTATCATAGCTCAGTG GAAAGCTTCGGCCTTCTCGAATCCCCTGCAGATGGTTCCGGACGTCGACGACAAGGACAGCTGCAACGACACAAAACCGGAGGACACCCCCGCGAACGGCACATCCGACTTGGAGAAGCGTTTGTTCGAGATTCAGAACGACGTGGTGCTGGAGCACAAAGCCGCCAGCACCATGTCCGCCGTGCAGCCGCCGCGACGAGAGGCCGGTCATCCGACAATCCACAGACTCAACGTGGACGCCCAGCCATTGGTGGCCGCCGATTTGTACGTGTACAGGGCACTGCTACCCCGCCAGATTGCCAATAAACAGTGA